In a single window of the Deinococcus aetherius genome:
- the hemW gene encoding radical SAM family heme chaperone HemW: MTAPLPDSTVRHLYVHVPFCPSICPYCDFHVLTRRAGLVERYLEGIEAEAARLSGEYPVDLDTVYLGGGTPSFLRDAELEALVGSIHRHLGWGRVENTLEVNPGTVSRERAAHWRGLGLGRASVGVQSLDDATLLFLGRQHDAAQAREAVTTLLGAGFRVSGDLITAVPGQPLEADVRGLVDLGVGHVSAYTLTIEPGTEFARRGVTVEEDDEREGFERTEALLTALGFTRYEVSNYARPGEESRHNLAYWHNRLYLGLGPGAAGHFPATGDGLLSRRWTNPHLHDWLAGEKPEVQDVDPAEFVTDALFMGLRLREGVDLADLSRRAGLDVRAAYAGPIAANVRRGLLTLEGGRLRATPQGWWSLNRVITDFLEESPAASTTSSRQ, translated from the coding sequence GTGACCGCCCCCCTTCCCGACTCCACCGTGCGCCATCTGTACGTGCACGTGCCCTTCTGCCCGAGCATCTGCCCGTACTGCGACTTCCATGTCCTCACCCGGCGGGCCGGGCTGGTCGAGCGTTACCTGGAGGGCATCGAGGCGGAGGCGGCGCGGCTGTCGGGCGAGTACCCGGTGGACCTCGACACGGTGTACCTGGGCGGCGGCACGCCGAGCTTCCTGCGGGACGCGGAGCTGGAGGCGCTGGTGGGCAGCATCCACCGTCACCTCGGCTGGGGCCGGGTCGAGAACACGCTGGAGGTGAACCCGGGCACGGTGTCGCGGGAGCGCGCGGCCCACTGGCGCGGCCTCGGCCTGGGCCGCGCCTCGGTCGGCGTGCAGAGCCTCGACGACGCAACGCTGCTCTTCCTGGGCCGCCAGCACGACGCCGCCCAGGCGCGCGAGGCCGTAACCACCCTGCTCGGGGCGGGCTTCCGGGTCAGCGGCGATCTGATCACCGCCGTGCCGGGGCAGCCCCTGGAAGCGGACGTTCGCGGCCTGGTGGACCTCGGCGTGGGGCATGTGAGCGCCTATACCCTGACCATTGAGCCCGGCACCGAGTTCGCCCGCCGGGGCGTGACGGTCGAGGAGGACGACGAGCGTGAGGGCTTTGAGCGCACGGAGGCCCTGCTGACTGCCCTTGGCTTCACCCGCTACGAGGTCAGCAACTACGCGCGCCCCGGCGAGGAGTCGCGGCACAACCTCGCCTACTGGCACAACCGCCTGTACCTGGGCCTCGGGCCGGGGGCAGCGGGCCATTTCCCGGCGACCGGGGACGGCCTGCTCTCCCGCCGTTGGACCAATCCCCACCTCCACGACTGGCTGGCGGGCGAGAAACCTGAAGTGCAGGACGTGGACCCCGCCGAGTTCGTGACCGACGCCCTCTTCATGGGGCTGCGGCTGCGGGAGGGGGTGGACCTCGCCGACCTCTCGCGCCGCGCGGGGCTCGACGTGCGCGCGGCCTACGCGGGGCCCATCGCGGCGAACGTGCGACGGGGCCTGCTGACCCTGGAGGGCGGGCGGCTGCGCGCGACGCCGCAGGGGTGGTGGAGCCTCAATCGCGTCATCACGGACTTTCTGGAGGAGTCGCCCGCCGCATCTACCACTTCCAGTCGTCAATGA
- a CDS encoding TerC family protein — MFGLEMPPLTAETWAILGTLVLLEGLLSADNALVLAVMVRHLAVGVQRKALAYGIGGAVVLRILGVLLAAFILEYWWLRAFGALYLAYLAVSHFLKHRTSGEDGEQKARGRGFWPTVVLLNLTDLAFSVDSILAGVALIPAGMPREQGLTIVVIGGIVGLILMRFAATIFLRVLNRYPAFDNVAYALVGWIAVKLGVETLEAAHEIYPAVPALHLPTPLFWGVMAAIAVIGSFLATRRPAMTGTQAEVEAERVVHNMDEMVTDAADGRIDGR, encoded by the coding sequence ATGTTCGGACTCGAAATGCCCCCCCTGACCGCCGAGACCTGGGCGATTCTCGGCACCCTCGTCCTGCTGGAGGGCCTCCTGTCGGCGGACAACGCCCTCGTCCTCGCGGTGATGGTGCGCCACCTCGCGGTGGGCGTCCAGCGCAAGGCGCTCGCCTACGGCATCGGCGGCGCGGTCGTGCTGCGCATCCTGGGGGTGCTCCTCGCCGCCTTCATCCTCGAATACTGGTGGCTGCGGGCCTTCGGGGCCCTGTACCTCGCCTACCTGGCGGTGAGCCACTTCCTGAAGCACAGAACTTCGGGGGAGGACGGCGAGCAGAAGGCCCGGGGGCGCGGCTTCTGGCCGACCGTCGTGCTGCTCAACCTCACCGACCTCGCCTTCTCGGTGGACTCGATCCTGGCGGGCGTGGCGCTGATCCCGGCGGGGATGCCCCGCGAGCAGGGCCTGACCATCGTGGTGATCGGCGGCATCGTGGGACTCATCCTGATGCGCTTCGCGGCCACGATCTTCCTGCGGGTCCTCAACCGTTACCCCGCCTTCGACAACGTGGCCTACGCCCTGGTGGGCTGGATCGCCGTCAAGCTCGGCGTCGAGACGCTGGAGGCCGCCCACGAGATCTACCCGGCGGTGCCCGCCCTGCATCTCCCCACCCCCCTCTTCTGGGGGGTCATGGCCGCCATCGCCGTGATCGGCTCCTTCCTCGCCACCCGCCGCCCCGCCATGACGGGGACCCAGGCCGAGGTCGAGGCCGAGCGGGTCGTGCACAACATGGACGAGATGGTCACTGACGCCGCCGACGGGCGCATCGACGGCCGCTGA
- a CDS encoding ribbon-helix-helix domain-containing protein, with the protein MKLSVSLPEPQIDFLDHYQRRHRLGSRSEVVQMALKLLQERALEEEYRAAGEEWQGSEDAVLWDRVSGDGL; encoded by the coding sequence GTGAAGCTGAGCGTGAGTCTCCCCGAGCCTCAGATCGATTTTCTGGACCACTATCAGCGCCGCCACCGTCTCGGCAGCCGCAGCGAGGTGGTGCAGATGGCCTTGAAGCTGCTTCAGGAGCGTGCCCTGGAGGAGGAGTACCGCGCGGCGGGCGAGGAATGGCAGGGCAGCGAGGACGCCGTGCTGTGGGACCGTGTGAGTGGGGACGGCCTGTGA
- a CDS encoding GNAT family N-acetyltransferase: protein MELTDDSSRDGRPIVLSTPRLTVTAWEDADLGDFYRLHADPLTMRFFVGGPYTRERARERLGDFLREQAGRGWTKWRVQDHEGRTVGRGGFGLTDEGTHRELGYLLAPECWGRGLATELAHALVEWHFAHPDPGLSPDLIAFAHVENTASRRVLEKLGFVQTGEREWRGLPHAFSRLAAREWR, encoded by the coding sequence GTGGAGTTAACTGACGACTCTTCCAGGGATGGGCGGCCCATCGTCCTGAGCACTCCCCGGCTGACCGTGACCGCCTGGGAAGACGCCGACCTGGGCGACTTCTACCGCCTGCACGCGGACCCGCTCACCATGCGCTTCTTCGTGGGCGGGCCGTACACGCGCGAGCGGGCGCGGGAGCGGCTGGGGGACTTCCTGCGCGAACAGGCGGGGCGCGGCTGGACCAAGTGGCGGGTGCAGGACCACGAGGGGCGGACCGTCGGACGCGGCGGCTTCGGCCTCACCGACGAGGGCACGCACCGCGAATTGGGCTACCTCCTCGCTCCCGAGTGCTGGGGGCGGGGGCTGGCGACCGAACTCGCCCACGCCCTGGTGGAGTGGCACTTCGCCCACCCCGACCCGGGCCTGAGTCCCGACCTGATCGCCTTCGCGCATGTCGAGAACACGGCCAGTCGCCGGGTGCTGGAGAAGCTGGGCTTTGTACAGACGGGGGAGCGGGAGTGGAGGGGCCTCCCCCACGCCTTCTCCCGTCTGGCGGCGCGGGAGTGGCGTTGA
- a CDS encoding TerC family protein yields the protein MNTEILVILLTLALLEGLLSADNALVMAVMVRPLPAALQQKALTYVMWGAMVLRLLGVLLASLIIKYWFLRAFGAIYLAYLVVSHFLKKGADDGGDPRELTGSFWNVVVSLNLVNLAFSVDSILAGVALLKPEMRDTATGFWIVVAGGIMGLVLVRFASTIFLRLLDRFPALDDVAYVLIGWIALKLGVETVEQVSEVYHLSWHAAMPSWLFWAGMGLIALFGGLFALRRPAVSEAVAEADARAVRRELDRAANDPLDGKLDGR from the coding sequence TTGAACACGGAGATTCTGGTCATCCTGCTGACGCTCGCCCTGCTGGAGGGGCTGCTGTCGGCCGACAACGCGCTCGTGATGGCCGTGATGGTCCGGCCCCTGCCCGCCGCGCTTCAACAGAAGGCCCTGACCTACGTCATGTGGGGCGCGATGGTCCTGCGCCTCCTCGGCGTGCTGCTGGCGAGCCTGATCATCAAATACTGGTTCCTGCGCGCGTTCGGGGCCATCTACCTCGCCTACCTCGTGGTCAGCCACTTCCTCAAGAAGGGCGCGGACGACGGGGGAGACCCCAGGGAACTCACCGGCAGCTTCTGGAACGTGGTGGTCAGCCTCAACCTCGTGAACCTGGCTTTTTCCGTGGATTCCATCCTGGCGGGAGTGGCGCTCCTCAAGCCCGAGATGCGCGACACGGCGACCGGCTTCTGGATCGTGGTGGCGGGCGGGATCATGGGGCTGGTGCTCGTGCGCTTCGCCAGCACCATCTTCTTGCGGCTGCTCGACCGCTTCCCGGCGCTCGACGACGTGGCGTACGTGCTGATCGGCTGGATCGCCCTCAAGCTGGGGGTCGAGACGGTCGAGCAGGTGAGCGAGGTGTATCACCTGTCCTGGCACGCCGCAATGCCCTCGTGGCTCTTCTGGGCTGGAATGGGCCTGATCGCCCTCTTCGGCGGCCTCTTCGCGCTGCGCCGCCCGGCGGTGAGCGAGGCTGTCGCCGAGGCGGACGCGCGGGCCGTCCGGCGCGAACTCGACCGGGCGGCCAACGACCCCCTCGATGGCAAGCTGGACGGACGTTGA
- a CDS encoding type II toxin-antitoxin system PemK/MazF family toxin, translating to MSSGEEPLRRGDLVLVDLDPAVSSEANKTRPAVVVSNDRANRTSPVVTVVPVTSNTAHVYSFQVYLAREESGLDHDSKAQAEQVRSLDRRRVRRHLGALPSERLDQLDAALRLHLTLE from the coding sequence GTGAGTTCGGGCGAGGAGCCCTTGCGGCGGGGCGATCTCGTCCTTGTCGATCTCGATCCGGCGGTGAGCAGCGAGGCGAACAAGACCCGGCCCGCCGTCGTGGTGAGTAACGACCGGGCCAACCGCACCTCGCCGGTGGTGACGGTCGTTCCCGTGACCAGCAACACCGCGCACGTCTACTCCTTTCAGGTGTACCTCGCGCGGGAGGAGAGCGGGCTGGACCACGACAGCAAGGCCCAGGCCGAGCAGGTCAGAAGTCTCGACCGTCGCCGGGTCCGGCGGCACCTCGGCGCCCTGCCTTCCGAACGCCTGGACCAACTCGACGCCGCCCTCAGGCTCCACCTCACCCTGGAGTAA
- the lpdA gene encoding dihydrolipoyl dehydrogenase — protein sequence MTNSYDFDVLVIGAGPGGYHAAIRAAQLGLRAACAEREAVGGVCLNIGCIPTKALLHAGEQVAAARHASDFGLTFGEQKLDVAKLNGWKDGIVKKLTGGVAGLFRANKVTHLVGQASFVDAHTVKVGDKTYTAANVIIATGSEPAKIRGLDVDQQYIVDSTGALNVPDPIPARMLCVGGGVISFEFSHIYNNLGSKVKIIEFLPTIIPGADADAVKEFGKSMKKQGIEFETETKANSAVKKDDGVHVEIENVKTGEKRTEVFDRVLVAVGRRPRLDGLNLEVTDVAQNERGFIPADEQQRTNVPHIFAIGDVAGNPMLAHKAMKEGVVAAEVIAGKPAAQDAVAIPGVVYTSPELAWVGLTEQEARDKGYDVRTGVFPLSASGRAMTLQQTDGFVKMVVDHDTDLLLGVHIVAAHGSDMLGEASLALEMGATATDVALTIHAHPTLGETVLEAAEAVHKQAIHIMNR from the coding sequence ATGACGAACTCTTACGATTTCGACGTGCTCGTGATCGGCGCGGGCCCCGGCGGCTACCACGCGGCGATCCGGGCCGCGCAGCTCGGCCTCAGGGCGGCGTGTGCCGAGCGCGAGGCGGTGGGCGGCGTGTGCCTGAACATCGGCTGCATCCCCACCAAGGCGCTGCTCCACGCGGGCGAGCAGGTCGCCGCCGCCCGCCACGCCTCCGACTTCGGCCTGACCTTCGGCGAGCAGAAGCTCGACGTGGCGAAGCTCAACGGCTGGAAGGACGGCATCGTCAAGAAGCTCACGGGCGGCGTGGCGGGCCTCTTCCGGGCGAACAAGGTGACCCACCTCGTCGGGCAGGCGAGCTTCGTGGACGCGCATACCGTCAAGGTCGGCGACAAGACCTACACGGCGGCGAACGTCATCATCGCCACGGGGAGCGAGCCCGCCAAGATTCGCGGCCTGGACGTGGACCAGCAGTACATCGTGGACTCGACGGGAGCGCTGAACGTTCCCGACCCCATCCCCGCCCGGATGTTGTGCGTGGGCGGCGGTGTGATCTCCTTCGAGTTCTCGCACATCTACAACAATCTCGGCTCGAAGGTGAAGATCATCGAGTTCCTGCCGACGATCATCCCCGGCGCGGACGCCGACGCGGTGAAGGAGTTCGGCAAGTCGATGAAAAAACAGGGCATCGAGTTCGAGACCGAGACGAAGGCGAACAGCGCCGTGAAAAAGGACGACGGCGTCCACGTCGAGATCGAGAACGTGAAGACGGGCGAGAAGCGCACCGAGGTCTTCGACCGGGTGCTCGTCGCCGTGGGCCGCCGCCCGCGCCTCGACGGGCTGAACCTGGAGGTCACGGATGTGGCGCAAAACGAGCGCGGCTTCATCCCCGCCGACGAGCAGCAGCGCACGAACGTGCCCCACATCTTCGCCATCGGGGACGTGGCGGGAAACCCCATGCTCGCCCACAAGGCGATGAAGGAGGGCGTGGTGGCCGCCGAGGTGATCGCCGGAAAGCCCGCCGCGCAGGACGCCGTCGCCATCCCCGGCGTCGTGTACACCAGCCCCGAACTCGCCTGGGTGGGCCTGACCGAGCAGGAGGCCCGCGACAAGGGCTACGACGTCCGCACGGGTGTCTTTCCCCTGAGCGCCTCGGGCCGCGCGATGACCCTCCAGCAGACCGACGGTTTCGTGAAGATGGTCGTGGACCACGACACCGACCTGCTCCTCGGCGTCCACATCGTCGCCGCGCACGGCAGCGACATGCTCGGGGAGGCGAGTCTCGCGCTGGAGATGGGGGCGACCGCCACCGACGTCGCCCTCACGATCCACGCCCACCCCACCCTGGGCGAGACGGTGCTGGAGGCTGCCGAGGCGGTCCACAAGCAGGCCATCCACATCATGAACCGCTGA
- a CDS encoding AAA family ATPase, whose translation MTSPILLVVSGLPASGKTYLGSRLARELGWPFVSKDEYKQILHDHLPDLTRAQAGPLSFGIMYHIAGVILAAGGNVVLETHFYRGLSEPKIETVAQTHGARIVQLFCEAPLPELKRRHAERVATGARPHIDQPFDHAELPENACWSPLALDAPLLRVDTTTPLALPNLARWVREQA comes from the coding sequence ATGACTTCTCCCATCCTCCTCGTCGTTTCTGGCCTGCCCGCCTCCGGCAAGACGTACCTCGGCTCACGGCTGGCGCGGGAACTCGGTTGGCCGTTTGTCAGCAAGGACGAGTACAAGCAAATCCTGCACGACCACTTGCCCGACCTGACGCGCGCCCAGGCAGGGCCGCTCAGTTTCGGGATCATGTACCACATCGCGGGCGTGATCCTGGCGGCGGGCGGGAACGTGGTGCTGGAGACGCACTTCTACCGGGGACTAAGCGAGCCCAAGATCGAGACTGTAGCTCAGACGCACGGTGCGCGGATCGTCCAACTCTTCTGCGAGGCTCCCCTCCCAGAGTTGAAGCGGCGACACGCCGAACGGGTGGCGACGGGCGCCCGGCCCCACATCGATCAGCCCTTCGATCACGCCGAGCTGCCCGAAAACGCCTGCTGGTCCCCTCTGGCCCTGGACGCCCCACTGCTCCGGGTGGACACGACCACGCCCCTCGCCCTCCCCAACCTCGCCCGCTGGGTCCGGGAACAGGCGTGA
- a CDS encoding 2,3-bisphosphoglycerate-independent phosphoglycerate mutase codes for MSDLIDTIRPLAKKTDSKILMVVLDGVGGLPLTPGGETELASARTPNLDALAAEAQLGLVELVGAGITPGSGPGHLSLFGYDPLKYVVGRGALSAVGIGVRLGAGDVAVRGNFATLGANRVIEDRRAGRPSNEKNAEVVSKLREAIPEIGGIRVEIYTESEHRFVVVFRSPGLDEAGQGLGANISDVDPQVTGVQPMLAVAQDTTSGLTAELVNTFVQRAEAALSDEPQVNGVLFRGYSDVPHFPSFANIYGLRAACIASYPMYRGLASLVGMDVVPVEGEEDALEGKVAALTENWAKYDFFYWHVKKTDSTGEDGDFAEKVHKIELFDELLPGLLALKPDVLCIVGDHSTPSKLKSHSWHPVPLLIRSDYGRKDLAARYTEEEAGRGSLGLRRGTDIMPLLMANALKLQKYGA; via the coding sequence ATGAGCGACCTGATCGACACCATCCGTCCCCTGGCGAAAAAGACCGACAGCAAAATCCTGATGGTCGTCCTCGACGGCGTGGGCGGCCTGCCCCTGACCCCGGGCGGCGAGACCGAACTCGCCTCCGCGCGGACCCCCAACCTCGACGCCCTTGCGGCGGAGGCGCAACTCGGCCTCGTCGAACTCGTGGGGGCGGGGATCACGCCGGGGAGCGGCCCCGGGCACCTCAGCCTCTTCGGGTACGATCCGCTGAAGTACGTCGTGGGGCGCGGCGCGCTGTCGGCGGTCGGCATCGGGGTGAGGCTGGGCGCCGGGGACGTGGCCGTGCGCGGCAACTTTGCCACGCTGGGCGCCAACCGGGTGATCGAGGACCGCCGCGCGGGGCGCCCCAGCAACGAGAAGAACGCCGAGGTCGTCTCAAAGCTGCGCGAGGCCATCCCGGAGATAGGCGGCATCCGGGTCGAGATCTACACCGAGAGCGAGCACCGCTTCGTCGTGGTCTTCCGCTCGCCCGGGCTCGACGAGGCGGGGCAGGGGCTGGGGGCGAACATCAGCGACGTGGACCCCCAGGTGACCGGCGTGCAGCCCATGCTGGCCGTCGCCCAGGACACGACGAGCGGCCTGACCGCCGAACTCGTGAACACCTTCGTTCAGCGGGCGGAGGCGGCTTTGAGCGATGAGCCGCAGGTCAACGGGGTGCTCTTCCGGGGCTACAGCGACGTGCCGCACTTCCCCAGCTTCGCCAACATCTACGGCCTGCGCGCCGCCTGCATCGCCTCCTACCCGATGTACCGGGGCCTCGCCAGCCTCGTCGGCATGGATGTAGTTCCCGTCGAGGGCGAGGAGGACGCGCTGGAGGGCAAGGTCGCGGCCCTCACTGAGAACTGGGCGAAGTACGACTTCTTCTACTGGCACGTCAAGAAGACCGACTCGACCGGCGAGGACGGCGACTTCGCCGAGAAGGTCCACAAGATCGAGCTGTTCGACGAACTGCTGCCGGGTCTCCTGGCGCTCAAGCCCGACGTGCTGTGCATCGTGGGCGACCACTCCACGCCGAGCAAGCTGAAAAGCCACTCCTGGCACCCCGTCCCCCTCCTGATCCGCAGCGACTACGGGCGCAAGGACCTCGCCGCGCGCTACACCGAGGAGGAGGCGGGGCGGGGGAGCCTGGGCCTGCGGCGCGGCACCGACATCATGCCGCTCCTGATGGCGAACGCGCTGAAGTTGCAGAAGTACGGGGCGTAG
- the trmH gene encoding tRNA (guanosine(18)-2'-O)-methyltransferase TrmH: protein MTPERYEKIRRVLSRRQPTLSVLMDEVHKPHNFSAILRTCDAVGVLTAHAVPPGGGALPTFDATSGSAHKWVEVRRHPDAMSATRELQAGGVQVLATHLSQRSLDYREPDYTRPTCLLLGAEKWGVSDEAATLADANIVIPMFGMVQSLNVSVAAATILFEAQRQRLAAGMYDAPQLAPDELGRLAFEWAYPDLAPGYRERGEPYPALDEAGQIVR, encoded by the coding sequence GTGACCCCCGAGCGGTACGAGAAGATTCGCCGTGTCCTGAGCAGACGCCAGCCCACGCTGAGCGTCCTGATGGACGAGGTGCACAAGCCCCACAACTTCAGCGCGATCCTGCGCACCTGCGACGCGGTGGGCGTGCTGACCGCCCACGCCGTTCCCCCGGGGGGCGGGGCGCTGCCCACCTTCGACGCCACGAGCGGGAGCGCGCACAAATGGGTGGAGGTGCGGCGGCACCCGGACGCGATGAGCGCCACGCGGGAGTTGCAGGCCGGGGGCGTGCAGGTGCTCGCCACCCACCTCTCGCAGCGCAGCCTCGACTACCGCGAGCCCGACTACACCCGGCCGACCTGTCTCCTCCTCGGGGCCGAGAAGTGGGGCGTCTCGGACGAGGCCGCCACGCTCGCCGACGCCAACATCGTGATCCCGATGTTCGGCATGGTCCAGAGCCTCAACGTCTCGGTGGCCGCCGCCACCATCCTCTTCGAGGCCCAGCGGCAGCGACTCGCGGCGGGGATGTACGACGCGCCGCAGCTCGCGCCCGACGAGCTGGGCCGTCTCGCCTTCGAGTGGGCGTACCCCGACCTCGCCCCCGGCTACCGCGAGCGCGGCGAGCCCTACCCGGCGCTCGACGAGGCGGGGCAGATCGTCCGCTGA
- a CDS encoding peptidoglycan-binding domain-containing protein, which produces MRLAVPLLAALLLCPALAAPGAGDVERATTRVAQALDGVLRDCPASFAGIGTSDKKCVGAGGTVEAVRVKLGSALGADLYGVWRSRDEQRSVYNWLRTPGGYVYVRVQPDPDGRAQTLVYLDLPPSSGPGTGGGATGSATPSTAPQGGVSVRRPTPTPAPAPTTPARPAPQATPQPATPAAPARTTPQPESRAATPAPASSASGNLAPVPFRRTLQLQAQRQSGADVEAVQNRLIALTRPSGGGRGDGWYGPVTAATVRAFQGANGLPVTGRVDEATWKLLFSEDARTFPASAIR; this is translated from the coding sequence ATGAGGCTCGCCGTTCCCCTCCTCGCCGCCCTGCTGCTCTGCCCCGCCCTCGCCGCCCCGGGCGCGGGGGACGTGGAGCGGGCCACCACGCGCGTCGCTCAGGCGCTCGACGGGGTCTTGCGGGACTGCCCGGCGAGCTTCGCCGGGATCGGCACCTCCGACAAGAAGTGCGTGGGGGCGGGCGGCACCGTCGAGGCGGTGCGGGTGAAACTCGGCTCGGCCCTGGGCGCCGACCTCTACGGCGTGTGGCGCAGCCGCGACGAGCAGCGCAGCGTCTACAACTGGTTGCGCACTCCCGGCGGGTACGTCTACGTGCGCGTCCAGCCCGACCCCGACGGCCGCGCGCAGACCCTGGTGTACCTCGACCTGCCCCCGAGCAGCGGCCCCGGCACGGGGGGCGGCGCCACGGGCTCGGCCACGCCCTCCACCGCTCCCCAGGGTGGCGTCAGCGTTCGTCGTCCCACCCCGACGCCCGCCCCCGCGCCCACCACCCCGGCGAGGCCCGCGCCCCAGGCGACCCCGCAGCCCGCCACGCCCGCCGCCCCGGCCCGCACCACCCCACAGCCGGAGTCCCGGGCGGCCACCCCGGCCCCCGCTTCGTCCGCCTCGGGCAATCTCGCGCCCGTGCCCTTCCGGCGAACGCTGCAACTCCAGGCCCAGCGGCAGAGCGGCGCCGACGTGGAGGCCGTGCAAAACCGCCTGATCGCCCTCACGCGTCCCAGCGGCGGCGGGCGCGGCGACGGCTGGTACGGCCCGGTCACCGCCGCCACCGTCCGCGCCTTCCAGGGGGCCAACGGGCTGCCCGTCACGGGCCGGGTGGACGAGGCCACCTGGAAGCTCCTCTTCAGCGAGGACGCCCGGACCTTCCCCGCGAGCGCGATCCGCTGA